One genomic window of Halorubrum hochsteinianum includes the following:
- a CDS encoding bacteriorhodopsin — MLIGTFYFIARGWGVTDKKAREYYAITILVPGIASAAYLSMFFGIGLTTVEVAGMAEPLEIYYARYADWLFTTPLLLLDLALLANADRTTIGTLIGVDALMIVTGLIGALSHTPLARYTWWLFSTIAFLFVLYYLLTVLRSAAAELSEDVQTTFNTLTALVAVLWTAYPILWIIGTEGAGVVGLGVETLAFMVLDVTAKVGFGFVLLRSRAILGDTEAPEPSAGAEAQAAD; from the coding sequence ATGCTCATCGGGACCTTCTACTTCATCGCCCGCGGTTGGGGCGTGACGGACAAGAAGGCCCGTGAGTACTACGCGATCACGATCCTCGTGCCGGGAATCGCGTCGGCAGCGTATCTGTCGATGTTCTTCGGCATCGGGCTGACGACGGTCGAGGTGGCTGGGATGGCCGAGCCGCTCGAAATCTACTACGCCCGGTACGCGGACTGGCTGTTCACGACGCCGCTGCTGCTGCTTGACCTCGCGCTGCTCGCGAACGCGGACCGCACCACCATCGGGACGCTCATCGGCGTCGACGCGCTGATGATCGTCACCGGTCTCATCGGTGCGCTCTCGCACACGCCGCTCGCGCGGTACACCTGGTGGCTGTTCAGCACGATCGCGTTCCTGTTCGTGCTGTACTACCTCCTGACGGTGCTCCGCAGCGCGGCCGCGGAGCTCTCGGAGGACGTACAGACCACCTTCAACACGCTAACGGCGCTCGTCGCCGTCCTCTGGACGGCGTACCCGATCCTGTGGATCATCGGGACCGAAGGCGCCGGCGTCGTCGGTCTGGGCGTCGAGACGCTCGCGTTCATGGTGCTCGACGTGACGGCGAAGGTCGGATTCGGCTTCGTCCTGCTCCGCAGCCGCGCCATCCTCGGCGACACCGAGGCTCCGGAGCCCTCGGCGGGTGCCGAGGCGCAGGCCGCGGACTGA
- a CDS encoding SlyX family protein, whose protein sequence is MADEETEAEAESTVETTAEREAEETTDDVTIDVEAIDAYEQRIEELSTAVEEREDTIEELQSVVEEQSEQIETLENQFLDLSARVADGRNLGVCPECNGPTEKKDRLFRSDTIECTRCGEVIHTY, encoded by the coding sequence ATGGCAGACGAAGAAACCGAGGCCGAAGCCGAATCGACCGTCGAAACAACCGCGGAACGAGAGGCGGAGGAGACGACCGACGACGTCACCATCGACGTTGAGGCGATCGACGCCTACGAACAGCGGATCGAGGAGCTGTCCACCGCGGTCGAGGAGCGCGAGGACACCATCGAGGAGCTCCAGTCGGTCGTCGAAGAGCAGTCCGAACAGATCGAGACGCTCGAAAACCAGTTCCTAGACCTTTCCGCACGCGTCGCGGACGGGCGGAACCTCGGCGTCTGTCCCGAGTGTAACGGGCCGACGGAGAAGAAGGACCGCCTGTTCAGGTCGGACACGATCGAGTGCACGCGCTGCGGCGAAGTGATCCACACGTACTGA
- a CDS encoding PHP domain-containing protein encodes MLSVELHAHSALSYDGRDPVDLLLEQAAGVGLDALAVTDHDEIDASIEAAEKAPDYGLVGIVGMEVTSAVGHVLAFGIEEGIESGLPFDETLDRIRDQGGIAVVPHPFQKSRHGVAAHVSEDQLASADAIEVYNSRLFTGRSNRQAEKFAVRHGLPMTAGSDAHISEMVGQAVTEVGADERSAAAILDGIATGRTSVVGKRTPWRVSLKQFGGGAKRRALRALDSLR; translated from the coding sequence GTGCTATCGGTCGAGCTACACGCGCACTCCGCGCTGTCGTACGACGGGCGCGACCCGGTCGACCTCCTCTTGGAGCAGGCGGCCGGGGTCGGGCTCGACGCGCTCGCCGTCACCGACCACGACGAGATCGACGCCAGCATCGAGGCGGCCGAGAAGGCCCCCGACTACGGGCTGGTCGGCATCGTCGGCATGGAGGTGACCTCGGCGGTCGGTCACGTCCTCGCGTTCGGCATCGAGGAGGGGATCGAGAGCGGGCTCCCCTTCGACGAGACGCTCGATCGGATCCGCGACCAGGGCGGGATCGCGGTCGTTCCCCACCCGTTCCAGAAGTCCCGCCACGGCGTCGCCGCGCACGTCAGCGAGGATCAACTCGCCAGCGCCGACGCCATCGAGGTGTACAACTCCCGGCTGTTCACCGGGCGCTCGAACCGGCAGGCCGAGAAGTTCGCCGTCCGCCACGGGCTCCCGATGACCGCCGGCAGCGACGCGCACATCTCCGAGATGGTCGGGCAGGCGGTGACCGAGGTGGGTGCCGACGAGCGCTCCGCGGCCGCGATCCTCGACGGCATCGCGACGGGCCGGACCAGCGTCGTCGGCAAGCGCACCCCGTGGCGGGTGTCGCTCAAGCAGTTCGGCGGGGGCGCGAAGCGCCGCGCGCTCCGCGCGCTCGACTCCTTACGGTGA
- a CDS encoding asparagine synthase C-terminal domain-containing protein produces the protein MPSTTPPDDGSDLRGAPADRVRAALRDGDPLPGGRGFAGLLTDPPERSGPVLVRDVLGRQPVFVEGDALDPKRDRDPTAPGAWAFDRGALDDPEPVPAGGVLSADGTERVWRLPDLGPTADRDAALSAVGDAVSAALDDLASSGRSASAAEKNRGNSDPGDLAVAFSGGVDSGVVAAAVPDAPCYVAGFEGCHDVAAAREAASAMERDLRVVEVTHDDLKRAVRAVAAATGRRNPMDVAIAVPLYLTAEAAAADGFDRLAVGQGADELFGGYSKVVDPAEDPRVDADTVRGARTETVRTLPGQLERDVLSLRAAGVEPATPLLDDRVVAAALALPDDLLVDGEERKVALRRVATGRVPASVAAADKKAVQYGTYVSRELDRLARRAGYKRRMDDHVGKYVEALCSEEKPAREGRN, from the coding sequence ATGCCGTCCACCACGCCGCCCGACGACGGCTCGGATCTTCGAGGAGCCCCCGCCGACCGCGTCCGCGCCGCGCTCCGCGACGGCGACCCCCTCCCCGGGGGGCGCGGCTTCGCTGGACTCCTGACCGATCCTCCGGAGCGATCGGGGCCGGTCCTCGTCCGAGACGTCCTCGGCCGCCAACCGGTGTTCGTCGAGGGCGACGCGCTCGACCCGAAACGCGACCGCGACCCGACCGCACCGGGCGCGTGGGCGTTCGACCGCGGCGCGCTCGACGACCCGGAGCCGGTCCCGGCCGGAGGCGTCCTCTCGGCGGACGGGACCGAGCGCGTCTGGCGGCTTCCCGACCTCGGTCCAACCGCGGACCGGGACGCCGCGCTGTCGGCGGTCGGCGACGCGGTGAGCGCCGCGCTCGACGACCTCGCGTCCTCGGGTCGATCCGCGAGCGCGGCCGAGAAAAATCGGGGCAACAGCGACCCCGGCGACCTCGCTGTCGCCTTCTCCGGCGGCGTCGACTCCGGGGTCGTCGCGGCCGCCGTCCCCGACGCTCCCTGCTACGTCGCCGGCTTCGAGGGCTGTCACGACGTCGCGGCGGCGCGCGAGGCGGCGAGCGCGATGGAGCGCGACCTGCGCGTCGTCGAGGTGACCCACGACGACCTGAAGCGCGCCGTCCGCGCGGTCGCGGCCGCGACCGGTCGCCGGAACCCGATGGACGTCGCCATCGCGGTGCCGCTGTACCTGACCGCCGAGGCGGCCGCCGCGGACGGATTCGACCGGCTCGCGGTCGGGCAGGGGGCCGACGAGCTGTTCGGCGGCTACAGCAAGGTGGTCGACCCCGCCGAGGACCCCCGGGTCGACGCCGACACCGTCCGCGGGGCGCGGACCGAGACCGTCCGCACCCTGCCCGGTCAGCTGGAGCGAGACGTACTCTCGCTGCGGGCCGCCGGGGTCGAGCCGGCGACGCCGCTGCTCGACGACCGCGTCGTCGCGGCCGCGCTGGCGCTCCCCGACGACCTGCTCGTCGACGGCGAGGAGCGGAAGGTCGCGCTCCGCCGCGTCGCGACCGGGCGGGTCCCGGCGTCGGTCGCCGCCGCGGACAAGAAGGCGGTCCAGTACGGCACGTACGTCTCCCGCGAACTCGACCGGCTCGCGCGGCGGGCGGGCTACAAGCGGCGGATGGACGACCACGTCGGGAAGTACGTCGAGGCGCTGTGTAGCGAGGAAAAACCGGCCCGCGAGGGCCGGAACTGA
- a CDS encoding Brp/Blh family beta-carotene 15,15'-dioxygenase: MSTSTASPVRRLLGEPERTAIGASRAALLLLAVGFGALSAAGTDVSLRTQMIAYLVGMVALNLPHGGYEHFSNLRRRGLPFGARYVGLYVGFVAAFVTLFVVAPLPALALAFGTAVAKGGHGDLRVMDALVGTDHLPTRPQRALAALVRGGAVMVVPAVFWTDTFYGFTGIMLGVFDGQLAGPAASSPEAVTTALGAAYGVGVLAHLGGGLATSWRSTGGVSRSWLLDAAETLLLVAYFALVPVVVAIGLYFPLWYSMRQSARSMVVERERPSRTEGVSLVVAWGVLVVGALATATVAVTLWTVAPNPLAGGSLLSGAVAFYTIFVCVIALPHVVVGEWLDFGRGIWHVP, encoded by the coding sequence ATGTCGACGTCGACGGCGAGTCCGGTACGGCGGCTCCTCGGTGAACCGGAGCGGACGGCCATCGGTGCGTCGCGCGCCGCGTTGCTCCTGCTCGCGGTGGGGTTCGGCGCGCTCTCCGCGGCCGGCACCGACGTGTCGCTCCGGACCCAGATGATCGCGTACCTCGTCGGGATGGTCGCGCTGAACCTCCCGCACGGGGGGTACGAACACTTCTCGAACCTCCGCCGGCGGGGGCTCCCGTTCGGCGCGCGGTACGTGGGGCTGTACGTCGGCTTCGTCGCGGCGTTCGTGACGCTGTTCGTCGTCGCGCCGCTGCCGGCGCTCGCGCTCGCGTTCGGGACCGCCGTCGCGAAGGGGGGACACGGCGACCTGCGCGTGATGGACGCGCTGGTCGGCACCGACCACCTCCCCACGCGGCCGCAGCGCGCGCTCGCCGCCCTCGTCCGCGGCGGGGCCGTGATGGTCGTCCCCGCCGTCTTCTGGACCGACACCTTCTACGGCTTCACCGGCATCATGCTCGGCGTCTTCGACGGGCAGTTAGCGGGCCCCGCCGCCTCCTCGCCCGAGGCGGTCACCACGGCGCTCGGCGCGGCGTACGGCGTCGGGGTGCTCGCGCACCTCGGCGGCGGGCTCGCGACCAGCTGGCGCTCGACCGGCGGCGTGAGCCGGTCGTGGCTCCTCGACGCCGCCGAGACGCTGCTGCTCGTCGCGTACTTCGCGCTCGTGCCCGTGGTCGTCGCCATCGGGCTCTACTTCCCGCTGTGGTACTCGATGCGCCAGTCGGCCCGGAGCATGGTCGTCGAGCGCGAGCGCCCGAGCCGGACCGAGGGCGTCTCGCTCGTCGTGGCGTGGGGCGTCCTCGTCGTCGGCGCGCTGGCCACGGCGACCGTCGCCGTCACCCTGTGGACCGTCGCGCCGAACCCGCTGGCCGGCGGCTCGCTGCTGTCGGGCGCGGTCGCCTTCTACACCATCTTCGTCTGCGTCATCGCCCTCCCGCACGTCGTCGTCGGGGAGTGGCTCGACTTCGGGCGCGGCATCTGGCACGTGCCCTGA
- the psmB gene encoding archaeal proteasome endopeptidase complex subunit beta, which produces MRTPTGDLSDGPAAGLGRDQPVFGPELGEFEHSERRAAKAEGDGEMKTGTTTVGIKAEDGVVMATDMRASLGGMVSSKDVQKVEEIHPRGALTIAGSVSAAQNLISTLRAETSLYEARRGKDMSMEALSTLTGNLLRSGAFYIVQPILGGVDDEGAHIYSIDALGGTTEEEYTVTGSGSQYALGVLEQEYDDGVTIDEAKTIAAKAIQSAVERDLASGNGINVAVVTDDGVDITRYKEFDDLL; this is translated from the coding sequence ATGCGAACACCGACTGGCGACCTCTCAGACGGCCCGGCGGCGGGCCTCGGCCGCGACCAGCCCGTCTTCGGACCGGAGCTCGGCGAGTTCGAACACAGCGAGCGCCGCGCCGCGAAGGCGGAAGGCGACGGCGAGATGAAGACCGGGACGACGACCGTCGGCATCAAGGCCGAGGACGGCGTCGTGATGGCGACCGACATGCGCGCCTCCCTCGGCGGCATGGTCTCCTCGAAGGACGTCCAGAAGGTCGAGGAGATCCACCCGCGCGGCGCGCTCACCATCGCCGGCTCCGTCTCGGCGGCACAGAACCTCATCTCGACGCTCCGCGCCGAGACGAGCCTCTACGAGGCCCGACGCGGCAAGGACATGTCCATGGAGGCGCTGTCGACGCTGACGGGGAACCTCCTCCGCTCGGGCGCGTTCTACATCGTCCAGCCGATCCTGGGCGGCGTCGACGACGAGGGCGCGCACATCTACTCCATCGACGCCCTCGGCGGCACGACCGAGGAGGAGTACACCGTCACCGGCTCCGGGTCGCAGTACGCGCTCGGTGTCTTAGAACAGGAGTACGACGACGGCGTCACCATCGACGAGGCGAAGACCATCGCCGCGAAGGCGATCCAGTCCGCCGTCGAGCGCGACCTCGCGTCCGGCAACGGGATCAACGTCGCCGTCGTCACCGATGACGGCGTCGACATCACCCGGTACAAGGAGTTCGACGACCTGCTGTAA
- a CDS encoding protein sorting system archaetidylserine synthase (This PssA-like phosphatidyltransferase, along with a PssD-like decarboxylase, is required in Haloarchaea for the archaeosortase ArtA to replace the PGF-CTERM sorting signal with a C-terminal lipid anchor.), with amino-acid sequence MPLRFARRLGLADAVTVANAAVGFLAVVAATVDAALAARLVLLAAVADGLDGVVARHRGSTPAGPYLDSLADVASFGVAPAALVAAVVGDGRSFAADPVLVAAGVGAGALFVAAAVARLGLYTADEDGSRETVGVPTTLAATVLAAAVIAGYTAPILLVAATATFALLMGSTVTYPDLHAQDALVMGVVQAAVILTPAGHMATDALPAWIGEGFAFALLFLSCGYLLLGPRFYWGDGIRAPPGLRR; translated from the coding sequence ATGCCTCTGCGGTTCGCTCGGCGGCTCGGGCTCGCGGACGCGGTGACCGTGGCCAACGCCGCCGTCGGCTTCCTCGCCGTCGTCGCCGCGACGGTCGACGCCGCGCTCGCGGCCCGACTCGTCCTCCTCGCCGCGGTCGCGGACGGCCTCGACGGCGTCGTCGCCCGCCACCGCGGGTCGACGCCGGCCGGCCCGTACCTCGACTCGCTGGCGGACGTCGCCTCCTTCGGCGTCGCGCCCGCCGCGCTGGTCGCCGCCGTCGTCGGCGACGGCCGCTCGTTCGCGGCCGACCCCGTCCTCGTCGCCGCCGGCGTCGGCGCGGGCGCGCTGTTCGTCGCCGCCGCGGTCGCCCGCCTCGGCCTCTACACCGCCGACGAGGACGGCTCCCGCGAGACGGTCGGCGTCCCGACGACGCTGGCGGCGACGGTGCTCGCGGCCGCCGTCATCGCCGGCTACACCGCCCCGATCCTCCTCGTCGCGGCCACGGCGACGTTCGCGCTGCTGATGGGGTCGACGGTCACGTACCCGGACCTCCACGCGCAGGACGCGCTCGTGATGGGCGTCGTCCAGGCCGCCGTGATCCTCACCCCGGCAGGCCACATGGCGACGGACGCGCTCCCCGCGTGGATCGGCGAGGGGTTCGCGTTCGCGCTGCTGTTCCTCTCCTGTGGCTACCTCCTCCTCGGCCCCCGGTTCTACTGGGGCGACGGGATCCGCGCGCCGCCGGGACTGCGGCGGTAA
- a CDS encoding uracil-DNA glycosylase family protein, with amino-acid sequence MQNVTDQIRNPFGMRPDCPSFVPGYGDANADFHVVGDRPGVHGGTAAGVPFTGEPWSPAFLSVLSAAGLIAGIADGVDPDGVAREGDPTATDPIRTDRTFLSYLHMCASEEPPDDDAYADMERFFDAELRAIAAHVLLPVGARATEHVLETYTARAWKTEIDMDALHGEELLGAGWLVVPVKDPADWTDGDADRLVAALGELRSTDFRRESDLGRFIAGDEPYLVR; translated from the coding sequence GTGCAGAACGTCACGGACCAGATCCGGAACCCGTTCGGGATGCGTCCCGACTGTCCGTCGTTCGTCCCGGGCTACGGCGACGCCAACGCCGACTTCCACGTCGTCGGCGACCGCCCGGGCGTCCACGGCGGGACCGCGGCCGGCGTCCCCTTCACCGGCGAGCCGTGGTCGCCCGCGTTCCTGTCGGTGCTGTCGGCCGCGGGACTGATCGCGGGGATCGCGGACGGGGTCGACCCCGACGGCGTCGCGCGCGAGGGCGATCCGACCGCGACCGACCCGATCCGAACCGACCGAACGTTCCTCTCGTACCTCCACATGTGCGCGAGCGAGGAGCCGCCGGACGACGACGCGTACGCCGACATGGAGCGGTTCTTCGACGCCGAACTCCGCGCCATCGCGGCGCACGTGCTGCTCCCGGTGGGCGCGCGGGCGACCGAACACGTCTTGGAGACCTACACCGCGCGGGCCTGGAAGACCGAGATCGACATGGACGCGCTCCACGGCGAGGAGCTGCTCGGCGCGGGCTGGCTCGTCGTGCCGGTCAAAGACCCCGCCGACTGGACCGACGGCGACGCCGACCGGCTCGTCGCCGCGCTGGGGGAGCTCCGGTCGACCGACTTCCGCCGCGAGAGCGACCTCGGTCGCTTCATCGCCGGCGACGAGCCGTATCTGGTCCGCTAA
- a CDS encoding IS6 family transposase translates to MPENDRLSGCLDEINLEFVEREATPKLLMKLSIQLHLSGLSLSNTVSFLEVFGVDRVRSTVHNWVHKADLQPESDRNPNHVAVDETVIQLDTEQYWLYAAVDPESNDLLHTRLEPTRNNAIADRFFAELREKHDVDDAIFLVDGAAPLQRACRKHGLDFRYERHGNRNSVERVFREVKRRTTSFSNCFSNAEAETANEWLRSFAFAWNQLI, encoded by the coding sequence ATGCCAGAAAACGACCGCCTCAGCGGCTGTTTAGACGAGATCAACTTAGAGTTTGTGGAGCGAGAAGCAACACCGAAGCTGTTGATGAAGCTCAGTATTCAGCTCCATTTGTCTGGACTATCGCTTTCGAATACTGTTTCGTTTCTTGAGGTATTCGGTGTTGATCGAGTTCGATCGACCGTTCATAACTGGGTTCACAAAGCCGACCTACAGCCGGAATCGGATCGGAACCCGAATCACGTCGCGGTTGATGAGACCGTGATTCAACTCGATACTGAGCAATATTGGCTGTACGCTGCTGTCGATCCCGAATCAAATGATCTGCTACACACACGGCTTGAACCGACGAGAAATAACGCGATCGCAGATCGGTTTTTCGCGGAACTCCGCGAAAAACACGACGTAGATGACGCGATCTTTCTCGTTGATGGTGCGGCTCCACTTCAGCGAGCCTGTCGTAAACACGGCCTCGATTTCAGATACGAACGACATGGAAATCGGAACAGCGTCGAACGTGTCTTTCGTGAGGTAAAACGCAGAACTACCAGTTTCTCAAACTGTTTCAGCAACGCCGAAGCAGAAACAGCAAACGAGTGGCTCAGATCCTTTGCCTTCGCATGGAATCAGCTTATCTGA